One Primulina huaijiensis isolate GDHJ02 chromosome 5, ASM1229523v2, whole genome shotgun sequence DNA segment encodes these proteins:
- the LOC140977425 gene encoding probable calcium-binding protein CML46, whose protein sequence is MVAFLDNERMHSFFLGLFKSAVRSQVLPEDSISKKRSVKKQKRVDPILRRGDVEIVLGSLGLISDPEEARLDIESHEIFSLFEEKNPSPDELKDAFDVFDRNGDGFIDSEDLQKVICSLGLDKGLEMESFERMIDVFDDNGDGRLDFEEFVKFLEYSSL, encoded by the coding sequence ATGGTTGCATTCCTTGACAATGAAAGGATGCACAGTTTTTTCTTGGGACTTTTCAAGTCCGCAGTTAGATCCCAGGTGTTACCCGAGGATTCCATATCCAAAAAGCGGTCTGTCAAGAAACAGAAGAGGGTTGATCCAATCTTGCGCAGAGGAGATGTCGAGATTGTCTTAGGAAGTCTAGGATTGATAAGCGATCCCGAAGAAGCAAGGTTGGATATAGAATCCCATGAAATATTTAGCCTTTTCGAGGAGAAAAATCCGAGCCCGGATGAATTGAAGGATGCTTTTGATGTGTTTGACCGTAACGGGGATGGGTTTATTGATTCAGAGGATTTGCAGAAAGTTATATGCTCTCTGGGATTAGATAAAGGATTGGAGATGGAAAGTTTCGAAAGGATGATCGATGTTTTCGACGATAATGGAGATGGGAGATTGGATTTTGAAGAATTTGTTAAATTCTTGGAGTACTCTAGTTTATGA